One stretch of Miscanthus floridulus cultivar M001 chromosome 18, ASM1932011v1, whole genome shotgun sequence DNA includes these proteins:
- the LOC136521590 gene encoding nudix hydrolase 21, chloroplastic-like: MAAVMVARQGRELQRYSASTGGRVVVGCVPYRVRADGEVVEVLVISSQKKGPAGGVLIPKGGWELDESMDEAARREAAEEAGVVGETGPALGRWCYRSRSYPDATYEGFVLPLRVTAELDRWPEMAARRREWVSAAEAIARCPHLWMREALQRFADTVPAEATHFASSAL; the protein is encoded by the coding sequence ATGGCAGCGGTGATGGTTGCTCGCCAAGGCCGTGAGCTGCAGCGGTACAGCGCGAGCACGGGCGGCCGCGTGGTGGTGGGCTGCGTCCCGTACCGCGTGCGCGCGGACGGCGAGGTGGTGGAGGTGCTCGTGATCAGCTCGCAGAAGAAGGGCCCCGCGGGGGGCGTGCTGATCCCCAAGGGCGGGTGGGAGCTGGACGAGTCCATGGACGAGGCGGCCCGTCGCGAGGCCGCCGAGGAGGCCGGCGTGGTCGGGGAGACCGGCCCGGCCCTGGGCCGCTGGTGCTACCGCAGCCGCAGCTACCCGGACGCCACGTACGAAGGGTTCGTGCTCCCGCTCCGCGTCACCGCCGAGCTGGACCGGTGGCCCGAGATGGCCGCGCGCCGCAGGGAGTGGGTCTCCGCCGCCGAGGCCATCGCCCGGTGCCCGCACCTGTGGATGCGCGAGGCGCTCCAGCGGTTCGCCGACACCGTCCCGGCGGAGGCGACGCACTTCGCCTCCTCCGCCCTGTAG